Proteins encoded within one genomic window of Acipenser ruthenus chromosome 32, fAciRut3.2 maternal haplotype, whole genome shotgun sequence:
- the LOC117970189 gene encoding uncharacterized protein LOC117970189 isoform X1 — MMPCCLRFGITLLLAVLVTEVWTQVCAPLGSVRTECQGSVMMMMLEKSFVGKYFRINVIDNKGVLVSLSPRLAAQCGYSLTVDFLGNAKFLASVLSCFVQNTNETYKLTVQISVFSNSAMTSASSYVQSMTCHYSPWAEREILCERNYMEVSVRRGVPLIEPNFVQDDPDWSLAYPEATAADNSIWKIVFHLSANRKTTMTVAQAMTNGYGINTTPTRILVRAAYNSTESQPQVIQTVPMAVLRSTTFYKQRWMVMMVDTAVTCPTDGTAFTEQMITWNVPRVLPPLVPTPQITTLDVQMGVDGRKLDPATIHSRDYKLDVSPQLITVKIPVGAVGGYYKSHVLDNTYVISYSIEPMLEHTWQDGPEKTKYTVLHPITTPFMPRPPVVTNHTVPKARVFNVTLGTFLPDVELVKIIVGPETLTVPEANLKGYNVQEHVFPNGSKTYTLQVPFEDPNVKQKVTPPDTRTYILPLTYLLKIVPENTPFTHPAVVEAILKDIIPPTVTGYCDGAAFYTMVTYGNMGRNWIPFVGSRELGGSLLALYKYNANSTNFWMTVPYNSVDATYEVSDGTLKCVLAVLGSTHY, encoded by the exons atgatgccgtgttgtcttagatttgg aataacattgctatTAGCAGTGTTAGTCACAGAAGTTTGGACGCAAGTTTGTgcccctctag gctcggtgaggacagaatgtcaagggagtgttatgatgatgatgttggagaagtcttttgttggaaagtattttcgcatcaatgtgattg acaataagggggtGCTTGTatccctctctccaagactggctgcacagtgtggatatagcttaaccgttgacttcttgggaaatgccaagttccttgcttctgtgctgagctgctttgttcagaacaca aatgagacgtacaagctgacagtacaaatcagtgtcttctcaaacagtgctatgacttcagcttcctcctatgttcagagcatgacatgccactattctccatgggcagagagggagattctgtgtgaaagaaactacatggag gtttctgtgagaagaggggTGCCACTcattgagccaaactttgttcaagatgatcctgattggtcccttgcgTACCCagag gcaactgctgctgacaacagcatctggaaaattgtgttccatctctcagcaaatagaaagacaactatgactgttgctcaggccatgacaaatggctatggcataaacactacaccaactcgaattctggttagagctgcatacaactccacagaaagccagcctcaggtg atccaaactgtaccaatggctgtgctaagatcaaccaccttttataagcaaagatggatggtcatgatggtggacactgcagttacatgtcctactg atggaacagccttcacagaacagatgattacatggaatgttccccgtgttctgcctcctcttgttccgacaccacaaattactacccttgatgtccaaatgggagttgatggccgcaagcttgaccctgcaacgattcatagtagagattataaactggatgtcagtccccagctaatcactgtaaaaattcctgtgggagctgttggtggatattacaag agccatgtattggacaacacctatgtgatctcttactctattgaaccaatgctggagcatacctggcaagatgggcctgagaagaccaagtacacagtacttcatccaataaccactcctttcatgcctcggccaccagttgtcacaaacc acactgttcctaaagccagagtgttcaatgtgaccctggggacattcctgcctgatgtggagctggtcaaaattatagttggaccagagacgttaactgtgccagaagccaacctaaaaggttataatgtccaggagcatgtctttcccaatggatccaagacctacactctccaggtgccatttgaggaccccaatgtgaagcaaaag gtaactcctccagacaccagaacctacattctgcccctgacctacttgctgaaaatagtgccagagaatacaccctttactcatcctgctgtagtcgaagccattctcaaagacatca ttccacctacagtaactggctactgtgatggtgctgcattctataccatggtaacatatggcaacatgggtcgcaactggattccttttgtgggctcaagagaacttggtggaagtctgcttgccctgtacaagtataatgccaactctaccaatttctggatgactgtcccatacaattcagttgatgccacatatgaagtaagtgatggaactttaaaatgtgtgttagctgttttgggttcaacacattactga
- the LOC117970189 gene encoding uncharacterized protein LOC117970189 isoform X2 gives MMPCCLRFGITLLLAVLVTEVWTQVCAPLGSVRTECQGSVMMMMLEKSFVGKYFRINVIDNKGVLVSLSPRLAAQCGYSLTVDFLGNAKFLASVLSCFVQNTNETYKLTVQISVFSNSAMTSASSYVQSMTCHYSPWAEREILCERNYMEVSVRRGVPLIEPNFVQDDPDWSLAYPEATAADNSIWKIVFHLSANRKTTMTVAQAMTNGYGINTTPTRILVRAAYNSTESQPQVIQTVPMAVLRSTTFYKQRWMVMMVDTAVTCPTDGTAFTEQMITWNVPRVLPPLVPTPQITTLDVQMGVDGRKLDPATIHSRDYKLDVSPQLITVKIPVGAVGGYYKSHVLDNTYVISYSIEPMLEHTWQDGPEKTKYTVLHPITTPFMPRPPVVTNHTVPKARVFNVTLGTFLPDVELVKIIVGPETLTVPEANLKGYNVQEHVFPNGSKTYTLQVPFEDPNVKQKVTPPDTRTYILPLTYLLKIVPENTPFTHPAVVEAILKDISKCLTVVYNYLFLTNPVHCRDNSSCSSTYSNWLL, from the exons atgatgccgtgttgtcttagatttgg aataacattgctatTAGCAGTGTTAGTCACAGAAGTTTGGACGCAAGTTTGTgcccctctag gctcggtgaggacagaatgtcaagggagtgttatgatgatgatgttggagaagtcttttgttggaaagtattttcgcatcaatgtgattg acaataagggggtGCTTGTatccctctctccaagactggctgcacagtgtggatatagcttaaccgttgacttcttgggaaatgccaagttccttgcttctgtgctgagctgctttgttcagaacaca aatgagacgtacaagctgacagtacaaatcagtgtcttctcaaacagtgctatgacttcagcttcctcctatgttcagagcatgacatgccactattctccatgggcagagagggagattctgtgtgaaagaaactacatggag gtttctgtgagaagaggggTGCCACTcattgagccaaactttgttcaagatgatcctgattggtcccttgcgTACCCagag gcaactgctgctgacaacagcatctggaaaattgtgttccatctctcagcaaatagaaagacaactatgactgttgctcaggccatgacaaatggctatggcataaacactacaccaactcgaattctggttagagctgcatacaactccacagaaagccagcctcaggtg atccaaactgtaccaatggctgtgctaagatcaaccaccttttataagcaaagatggatggtcatgatggtggacactgcagttacatgtcctactg atggaacagccttcacagaacagatgattacatggaatgttccccgtgttctgcctcctcttgttccgacaccacaaattactacccttgatgtccaaatgggagttgatggccgcaagcttgaccctgcaacgattcatagtagagattataaactggatgtcagtccccagctaatcactgtaaaaattcctgtgggagctgttggtggatattacaag agccatgtattggacaacacctatgtgatctcttactctattgaaccaatgctggagcatacctggcaagatgggcctgagaagaccaagtacacagtacttcatccaataaccactcctttcatgcctcggccaccagttgtcacaaacc acactgttcctaaagccagagtgttcaatgtgaccctggggacattcctgcctgatgtggagctggtcaaaattatagttggaccagagacgttaactgtgccagaagccaacctaaaaggttataatgtccaggagcatgtctttcccaatggatccaagacctacactctccaggtgccatttgaggaccccaatgtgaagcaaaag gtaactcctccagacaccagaacctacattctgcccctgacctacttgctgaaaatagtgccagagaatacaccctttactcatcctgctgtagtcgaagccattctcaaagacatcagtaagtgcctgactgtGGTCTACAACTACCTTTTTCtaaccaatccagtccattgccgTGACAAttcctcttgcagttccacctacagtaactggctactgtga